The following coding sequences lie in one Anas platyrhynchos isolate ZD024472 breed Pekin duck chromosome 15, IASCAAS_PekinDuck_T2T, whole genome shotgun sequence genomic window:
- the POLR3E gene encoding DNA-directed RNA polymerase III subunit RPC5 — translation MANEEDDPIIQEIDVFLARSLLEKLYLFQYPIRPASMTYDDVTHLSAKIKPKQQKVELEMAIDTLNPNYCRSKGEQIALNVDGTCTDETNTYSSKLMDKQTFCSSQAASNVSRYAAAVYRKGELHLTPLHGILQLRPSFTYLDKADAKHREREAANEGGDSSQDEAEDDVKQITVRFSRPETEQARQRRVQSYEFLQKRQAEEHWVHLHYYGLKDSRSEHERQYLFSQAHGLAENTELIKSPSEYLMMLMPPSVEEENDKPVAPSNVLSMAQLRTLPLADQIKILMKNVKVMPFANLMSLLGSGTDSTAVLRCIQQVAMLVQGNWVVKSDVLYPKDTSSPHSGVPAEVLCRGRDFVMWKFTQGRWVVRKEVAAVTKLCPEDVKDFLEHMSVARINKGWEFMLPYDEDFVKKHPDIVQRQHMLWMGIQAKLEKVYNLLKEHLTPKKQETQSGHPLVVSGEQRVNMAKARVKQNYGQLEKEFQKQKAELKSNDASAKMDISNIRIKEEPVSDEEPMDTLAYEGMNNGVVNGLHAEEDSMDTLNGHLPGGCGDRVAQELKAFVSSTFKKQFVLTLSELKRLFNLHLASLPPGHTLFSGISDKMLQDMVLDTGCKQILVPFPPQTAASPDELKVYALWEAGDTYDQHRQVLLEIFSKNYRVRRNVIQNQLSQECGEDVNKQEVDRVLKDCCVSYGGMWYLKGTVQS, via the exons ATGGCAAATGAAGAAGATGATCCAATTATACAAGAG attGATGTGTTCCTGGCCAGAAGTCTACTGGAGAAGCTGTATCTTTTTCAG TATCCAATTCGTCCAGCTTCTATGACATATGACGATGTTACGCATTTATCAGCGAAGATAAAACCAAAGCAACAAAAG GTTGAGCTTGAAATGGCCATTGACACTTTGAATCCGAACTACTGTCGCAGCAAAGGAGAACAGATTGCCCTCAATGTAGATGGCACGTGTACAGATGAAACAAATACTTATTCCTC gaagctgatggacAAGCAAACTTTCTGCTCTTCGCAAGCTGCAAGTAATGTTTCCCGCTATGCAGCTGCTGTTTATAGAAAAG GTGAACTTCACCTGACTCCACTACATGGAATTCTTCAGCTGAGGCCAAGTTTCACCTACTTGGACAAAGCTGATGCAAAACACCGAGAAAGAGAAGCTGCTAATGAAG GTGGTGATTCGTCTCAGGATGAAGCTGAAGATGATGTTAAGCAAATTACT GTACGATTCTCCCGCCCTGAAACCGAACAAGCTCGTCAACGACGTGTTCAGTCCTATGAGTTCCTGCAGAAGAGACAAGCAGAAGAGCATTGGGTTCATCTACATTATTATGGCTTGAAG GATAGCCGTTCTGAACATGAGCGCCAGTATTTATTCAGTCAAGCTCATGGTCTTGCTGAGAATACAGAATTAATTAAATCTCCCAG tgaatATTTAATGATGCTGATGCCTCCAAGTGTAGAGGAAGAGAA TGACAAACCAGTGGCTCCGAGCAATGTGCTTTCTATGGCCCAGCTGAGAACTTTACCCCTTGCTGATCAGATTAAGATCCTGATGAAGAATG TGAAGGTCATGCCATTTGCAAATCTGATGAGTTTGCTAGGCTCTGGGACTGACTCTACGGCAGTTCTCCGCTGTATACAGCAGGTGGCAATGCTGGTCCAGGGAAACTGGGTGGTGAAGAG TGATGTCCTCTACCCAAAAGATACTTCTAGTCCACATAGTGGAGTCCCTGCAGAAGTGCTTTGTAGAGGGAGAGACTTTGTT ATGTGGAAGTTCACCCAGGGCCGCTGGGTTGTGCGAAAGGAAGTGGCAGCAGTTACAAAA CTTTGCCCAGAAGATGTGAAAGACTTCCTAGAGCACATGTCTGTGGCAAGAATAAACAAAGGTTGGGAGTTCATGCTCCCTTATGATGAAGACTTTGTTAAGAAGCATCCAGATATAGTTCAGAGGCAACATATGCTGTGGATGGGCATTCAGGCCAA attagAAAAGGTCTATAATCTCTTAAAGGAACACTTGACACCAAAGAAACAAGAGACACAATCAG GTCATCCGTTGGTGGTTTCTGGGGAGCAAAGAGTCAACATGGCTAAAGCGAGAGTCAAGCAGAACTACGGGCAGCTGGAGAAGGAGTTCCAGAAGCAAAAGGCAGAGCTGAAATCAAATGACGCTTCAGCTAAGATGGATATCTCCAATATCCGCATCAAAGAGGAGCCTGTGAGCGATGAGGAGCCCATGGACACCTTGGCTTATGAGGGCATGAACAACGGCGTTGTCAACGGCCTCCACGCCGAGGAGGACTCCATGGACACCTTGAACGGCCACTTGCCTGGAGGCTGCGGTGACCGGGTGGCCCAGGAACTGAAGGCGTTTGTGTCCTCAACGTTTAAGAAACAATTTGTACTCACCCTGAGTGAGCTGAAACGGTTGTTTAACCTTCACTTAGCCAGTCTGCCTCCAGGACACACGTTGTTCAGTGGCATTTCAGACAAAATGTTACAGGACATGGTGCTGGACACTGGCTGCAAACAAATTTTGGTGCCt TTTCCTCCACAGACTGCTGCTTCACCAGATGAACTAAAGGTTTATGCACTTTGGGAAGCCGGTGACACTTATGATCAG catCGCCAAGTTTTGCTTGAAATCTTTTCGAAAAATTATCGAGTGCGCAGAAATGTCATTCAGAATCAGTTGAGTCAAGAATGTGGAGAAGACGTAAACAAGCAGGAGGTGGATAGAGTGTTAAAG gACTGCTGTGTGAGCTACGGCGGAATGTGGTATCTTAAAGGGACTGTGCAGTCTTGA